In Marinitoga hydrogenitolerans DSM 16785, one genomic interval encodes:
- a CDS encoding regulatory protein RecX codes for MKRKKSVDPFDEDSAQKSAINLLKFRARSEFEMKSRLLEKGFDEGVIDRIIDKLKEFKMLDDELFAYFYAYDKLTLNKKGPYIIKMELSRKFHIEENIIYAAIDKVLKEINLKEIIRDIILSQLKLKKDKRKIKEYLYKRGFDMYLVEEVLNEVGGE; via the coding sequence ATGAAGAGAAAGAAATCGGTTGATCCATTTGATGAAGATTCTGCACAAAAAAGTGCAATTAATTTGTTGAAGTTCAGAGCCAGATCAGAATTTGAAATGAAAAGTAGACTCCTTGAAAAGGGGTTCGATGAAGGTGTAATTGATAGAATAATTGATAAATTAAAAGAATTTAAAATGCTGGATGACGAATTATTTGCATATTTTTATGCATATGATAAGCTTACCTTGAATAAAAAGGGGCCATATATAATAAAAATGGAGTTATCTAGAAAGTTCCATATTGAAGAAAATATTATTTATGCTGCTATTGATAAAGTGCTAAAAGAGATAAATTTAAAAGAAATTATTCGTGATATAATTTTATCGCAACTTAAGCTTAAAAAAGATAAAAGGAAAATTAAAGAATATCTTTATAAAAGGGGATTTGATATGTATTTAGTTGAAGAAGTTTTAAATGAAGTTGGAGGTGAATAA
- the recA gene encoding recombinase RecA, producing MAKKPVKKDAINKEEMLDKLVKELEKNYGEGSIMILGKGLEEERKLDIVPSGVLSVDAALGVGGYPRGRIIEIYGNESSGKTTLALHSIAEIQRRGGIAAFIDAEHSLDLEYAKKLGVNPDTLILSQPDFGEQALEIVDSIVRSNIVDLVVIDSVAALVPRAEIEGNMGDSHMGLQARLMSQALRKLAGSVNKSKTIIIFINQTRMKIGTVYGNPETTAGGVALKFYSTIRMEVRKGTMLREGKEAYGNEVNIKVVKNKVAPPFKEVKVDMIYGQGLAKENDIFNLAVANEIVKRSGAWFSYTDLAGNEISLGQGKIKSLDYLKSNPYLLEEIEYRIREKLGLVIPDDLKEKINSKGVSDVENEEKEIG from the coding sequence ATGGCTAAAAAACCTGTAAAAAAAGACGCCATAAATAAAGAAGAAATGTTAGATAAATTGGTTAAAGAGTTAGAAAAAAATTATGGCGAAGGATCAATAATGATTTTAGGAAAAGGTTTAGAAGAGGAAAGAAAATTAGATATAGTTCCAAGTGGTGTTTTATCTGTAGATGCAGCTTTGGGAGTTGGAGGCTATCCTAGAGGAAGAATAATAGAAATATATGGTAATGAATCAAGTGGTAAAACGACACTTGCGTTGCATTCTATTGCAGAAATCCAGAGAAGAGGTGGTATTGCGGCATTTATAGATGCAGAACATTCTCTTGATCTTGAATATGCGAAAAAATTAGGAGTAAATCCAGACACATTAATATTATCACAACCTGATTTTGGTGAACAGGCATTAGAAATTGTTGATAGTATAGTAAGATCCAATATAGTGGATTTAGTAGTAATTGATTCTGTTGCAGCATTAGTTCCAAGAGCTGAAATAGAAGGAAATATGGGAGATTCTCATATGGGTCTTCAGGCAAGATTAATGTCTCAAGCTCTGAGAAAATTAGCTGGAAGTGTTAATAAGTCAAAAACGATCATAATCTTTATTAATCAAACACGTATGAAGATAGGTACGGTTTATGGAAATCCAGAAACAACTGCTGGAGGAGTTGCATTAAAATTTTATTCAACAATTAGAATGGAAGTAAGAAAGGGAACAATGTTAAGAGAGGGAAAGGAAGCATATGGTAATGAAGTAAACATCAAGGTAGTTAAAAATAAAGTAGCGCCACCGTTTAAAGAAGTGAAGGTTGATATGATATATGGTCAGGGATTAGCAAAAGAAAATGATATTTTTAATTTAGCTGTCGCAAATGAAATTGTAAAAAGAAGCGGCGCATGGTTCTCATATACAGACTTAGCTGGTAATGAAATTAGTTTAGGTCAGGGAAAGATAAAGTCTCTTGATTATTTAAAAAGTAATCCATATCTTCTTGAAGAAATTGAATATAGAATTAGAGAAAAGTTAGGGCTTGTTATACCGGATGACTTAAAAGAAAAGATAAATAGTAAAGGAGTTTCTGATGTAGAGAATGAAGAGAAAGAAATCGGTTGA
- the thpR gene encoding RNA 2',3'-cyclic phosphodiesterase, translated as MNNKNKHLRTFIALDVNQSVRDILRDTVLKLERMGFKGNWTKPENIHLTLYFMGDTYITKITEVAKRMEERIIGFPTFAFSLSEVGYFKMRDFPRVIWLGVEGGNTLKQLHNEVIKSLKLSNIQVSESESNFQPHLTVGRIKKVPDFWEKLIKVLDIEKVIVPVSAVHIYSSTLTKTGPIYKKLYTIDFEGGMIING; from the coding sequence ATGAACAATAAAAATAAACATTTACGGACATTTATAGCTCTTGATGTTAATCAAAGTGTGCGAGATATTTTGAGAGATACAGTATTAAAACTTGAAAGAATGGGTTTTAAAGGAAATTGGACAAAACCCGAAAATATTCATTTAACTTTATATTTTATGGGGGATACATATATTACAAAAATTACAGAAGTAGCAAAGAGAATGGAAGAAAGAATAATAGGGTTTCCAACTTTTGCTTTTAGTTTAAGTGAAGTTGGCTATTTTAAAATGAGAGATTTTCCAAGAGTTATATGGTTAGGTGTCGAAGGTGGAAATACATTAAAACAATTGCATAATGAAGTTATAAAGTCTTTGAAATTATCAAATATTCAGGTTTCTGAGAGTGAGAGTAATTTTCAACCACATTTGACAGTTGGAAGAATAAAAAAAGTACCAGATTTTTGGGAAAAGCTTATTAAAGTTCTGGACATTGAAAAAGTTATTGTGCCTGTAAGTGCTGTTCATATATATTCATCGACATTGACAAAAACAGGGCCGATTTACAAAAAATTGTATACTATTGATTTTGAGGGAGGAATGATTATTAATGGCTAA
- the pgsA gene encoding CDP-diacylglycerol--glycerol-3-phosphate 3-phosphatidyltransferase: MSLWTAPNILTFVRILATIPMFIITYDEKYYLIAFFVYIFVSLTDLLDGYIARKYNLVSDFGKFMDQIADKILINALFIVFLEIHKLPGWFVAIIIIRDIFISGLRMFLANKNVVVAADKWGKFKTFSQTILIASLYLTPTWNILSNLNLILIILTTFFSLFSGFNYLKKNTVYFKGE, translated from the coding sequence ATGAGTTTATGGACTGCGCCAAATATTTTAACCTTTGTAAGGATTTTAGCAACAATTCCTATGTTTATTATAACTTATGATGAAAAGTATTATTTAATAGCTTTTTTTGTTTATATTTTTGTTTCTTTAACTGATTTGCTGGACGGATATATTGCAAGAAAATATAATCTTGTTAGTGATTTTGGAAAGTTTATGGATCAAATAGCAGATAAAATACTCATTAATGCATTATTTATTGTATTTTTGGAGATACATAAATTGCCAGGATGGTTTGTGGCAATTATTATTATAAGAGATATTTTTATTAGTGGCTTAAGAATGTTTTTAGCAAATAAAAATGTTGTGGTGGCTGCTGACAAATGGGGGAAATTTAAAACTTTTTCTCAGACTATTTTGATAGCCTCTCTTTATTTAACACCAACATGGAATATTTTAAGTAATTTAAATCTAATTCTTATTATTTTAACGACCTTTTTTTCGCTTTTTTCCGGGTTTAATTATTTAAAAAAGAATACTGTCTATTTTAAGGGGGAGTAA
- the rimO gene encoding 30S ribosomal protein S12 methylthiotransferase RimO: protein MKEKIYILTLGCPKNEADMDVLRGIFLQKGYELTDNPVEADYSIIDTCGFIEPAKEESINEIFNVVSLKEENPNMKIIPIGCLVERYYEDLRKELTEVDGLIGVVPPEKIVEAIDNKNYYFKLSQPYDVYKCDYRVIPDKSYAYIKIADGCNRNCAFCSIPYFKGNPVSREIEDIKNEAEFLIKNGIKEIILVSQDNTLYGVDLYRRQALPELLKELNSIEGDFWIRIMYLHPDYINDEIIEAINSLDKVVKYFDIPMQHGSDSVLKSMGRVKNTSQLKEIISKIRKNPDAIIRTTVIIGFPGETDENFEELLSFVDEVEFDRLGAFMYFDEEGTPSYLLPNKVEDKIKEKRLGDLMELQKEISTEKLERFIGKNLKVLIEEFENGVYIGRAYSDAPEIDGNVFLKSEKELKIGEFVTVEITNSSEYDLEGIVE, encoded by the coding sequence ATGAAAGAAAAGATATATATTTTAACATTAGGCTGCCCTAAAAATGAGGCAGATATGGATGTTTTAAGAGGTATTTTTTTACAAAAAGGATATGAATTAACAGACAATCCTGTGGAAGCAGATTATTCTATTATAGATACATGTGGTTTTATTGAACCGGCAAAAGAAGAGTCTATAAATGAAATTTTTAATGTAGTTTCTTTAAAAGAGGAAAATCCAAATATGAAAATAATTCCAATAGGCTGTTTAGTTGAAAGGTATTATGAAGATTTAAGAAAAGAATTAACAGAAGTAGATGGCTTGATAGGTGTTGTACCACCAGAAAAAATAGTTGAGGCTATTGATAATAAAAATTATTATTTTAAATTATCTCAACCTTACGATGTATATAAATGTGATTATCGTGTTATTCCAGATAAATCATATGCATATATAAAGATTGCAGATGGATGTAATAGAAATTGTGCATTTTGTTCAATTCCATATTTTAAGGGTAATCCTGTGAGTAGAGAGATTGAAGATATAAAAAATGAAGCAGAATTTCTAATAAAAAATGGTATAAAAGAAATAATTTTAGTTTCACAGGATAATACATTATACGGTGTAGATTTATATAGAAGACAGGCTTTACCAGAGTTATTAAAAGAACTTAATTCAATTGAAGGTGATTTTTGGATTAGAATAATGTATCTGCATCCAGATTATATTAATGATGAGATTATAGAAGCGATTAATTCTCTTGATAAAGTAGTGAAATATTTTGATATTCCTATGCAACATGGTTCGGATAGTGTTTTAAAGTCAATGGGTAGAGTAAAAAACACATCTCAATTGAAAGAAATAATTTCGAAAATAAGAAAAAATCCAGATGCAATAATTAGAACAACAGTAATAATAGGATTTCCTGGTGAAACAGATGAAAACTTTGAGGAATTATTATCTTTTGTTGATGAAGTTGAATTTGATAGATTAGGAGCGTTTATGTATTTTGACGAAGAAGGAACACCATCGTATTTATTGCCTAATAAAGTAGAAGATAAAATAAAGGAAAAAAGGCTTGGAGATTTGATGGAATTGCAAAAAGAAATATCAACTGAAAAATTAGAGAGATTCATAGGAAAAAATTTAAAAGTGTTAATAGAAGAGTTTGAAAATGGAGTTTATATTGGAAGAGCATATTCAGATGCCCCAGAGATTGATGGAAATGTTTTTTTAAAGTCAGAGAAAGAATTAAAAATAGGGGAATTTGTAACTGTTGAAATTACCAATTCTTCCGAATATGATTTGGAGGGTATTGTGGAATGA
- a CDS encoding ATP-binding protein: protein MREYYEKFNAIFDSIGSGLLVFDEKGILQKSNQKAKEIFHNISLKYGMQLSKIIIKSGIKMTIESGIYEVYSKKLRKNLQFIVSKKENFIIIAINDITNYKRLKKNLENARHFARLGEILANAAHGLKTPIARLKMTFQMYELTGEKEYLKQLDHEINNIQNIVRETLELFRTTEEIKLFNLKDIIIEVIKEFKNTYSEIDFVFYCDANIEIKSDIWLFKSAIFNVVQNSVDAVLMKRGKSVIIIKLLEKKKCYKIMFADNGIGMNKEEKEKFLKPFFTTKDYGTGLGTVFLERFVIFQNAKLRVNSIKNKGTIINIVLEK, encoded by the coding sequence TTGAGAGAATATTATGAAAAATTTAATGCTATATTTGATAGTATTGGTTCTGGTTTATTGGTGTTTGATGAAAAAGGGATTTTACAAAAGTCCAACCAAAAAGCGAAAGAAATATTTCATAATATATCTTTGAAATATGGAATGCAATTATCGAAGATTATTATTAAAAGTGGGATAAAAATGACTATAGAATCTGGAATATATGAAGTATATTCGAAAAAATTAAGAAAAAACCTACAATTTATTGTAAGTAAGAAAGAAAATTTTATTATTATAGCAATAAACGATATAACCAATTACAAAAGATTGAAGAAAAATCTTGAGAATGCCAGACATTTTGCAAGATTGGGAGAGATATTGGCAAATGCGGCACATGGGTTAAAAACACCAATAGCCAGATTAAAAATGACCTTTCAAATGTATGAATTAACAGGTGAAAAAGAATATTTAAAGCAGTTAGATCATGAAATAAACAATATACAAAATATAGTTCGTGAAACATTGGAATTATTTAGAACAACAGAAGAGATAAAATTATTTAATTTGAAAGATATAATAATTGAGGTAATTAAAGAATTTAAAAATACATATTCAGAAATAGATTTTGTTTTTTATTGTGATGCAAATATTGAAATTAAAAGTGATATATGGCTGTTTAAATCTGCAATATTTAATGTAGTGCAGAATTCCGTTGATGCTGTATTAATGAAAAGAGGAAAAAGTGTTATAATCATTAAACTCTTAGAAAAGAAAAAATGTTATAAAATTATGTTTGCTGATAATGGAATAGGTATGAATAAAGAAGAAAAAGAAAAATTTTTGAAACCTTTTTTCACTACGAAAGATTATGGAACAGGATTGGGAACTGTTTTTTTAGAAAGATTTGTTATTTTTCAAAATGCGAAGTTGAGGGTGAATTCAATAAAGAATAAAGGAACAATTATAAATATTGTTTTAGAAAAATAA
- a CDS encoding SAM hydrolase/SAM-dependent halogenase family protein, translating into MIAFFTDWGNDSYYVGVCKAVMKSINKDVEIIDVLHETKKFDPKVNAYILHRFSKDFPEGTIFLSVIDAGVGSNRKPIIMKAKKRNFYFIAPDNGLLTLVAEEYGIDRLIEISNENYYFRKRYSTTFHGRDIFSPAAAYLSKGVPIEKLGNEIDIINLFRYKTPEIKNESIEGEVIFFDTFGNVQTNIPSELGETLFKKDDEVIVHFENKKFKAYYERVFSDVLPGELLIHPESSGFLEIAVNQGNAKELLNLDSEGVEIVLKKENY; encoded by the coding sequence ATGATCGCCTTTTTTACAGATTGGGGTAATGATAGTTATTATGTAGGTGTGTGTAAAGCTGTAATGAAAAGCATAAATAAAGATGTTGAAATAATTGATGTTTTACATGAAACAAAAAAATTTGATCCAAAGGTTAATGCTTATATTTTACACAGATTTTCAAAAGACTTTCCAGAAGGAACTATATTTTTAAGCGTTATAGATGCAGGTGTTGGAAGCAATAGAAAACCTATTATTATGAAGGCGAAAAAAAGAAATTTTTATTTTATTGCGCCAGATAATGGACTTTTAACATTAGTTGCAGAAGAATATGGTATAGATAGATTAATTGAAATAAGCAATGAAAATTATTATTTTAGAAAAAGGTATTCTACAACATTTCATGGTAGGGACATTTTTTCTCCAGCGGCAGCTTATCTGTCAAAAGGCGTTCCTATAGAAAAATTAGGTAATGAAATTGATATTATCAACTTGTTCAGATATAAAACACCAGAAATAAAAAATGAAAGCATTGAAGGAGAAGTAATTTTTTTTGATACTTTTGGTAATGTTCAAACAAATATACCATCGGAATTAGGTGAAACGTTGTTTAAAAAAGATGATGAAGTGATTGTTCATTTTGAAAATAAAAAATTTAAAGCATATTATGAAAGAGTTTTTAGTGATGTTTTGCCTGGTGAATTATTGATACATCCAGAAAGTTCAGGATTTTTAGAGATAGCTGTTAATCAAGGAAATGCTAAAGAACTTTTAAATTTGGATTCTGAAGGAGTGGAGATTGTATTAAAAAAAGAAAATTATTAG
- the glpX gene encoding class II fructose-bisphosphatase: protein MTEKMDREITLDLVRVTEAAALTSSLHLGMGDKNAVDQAAVDAMRGMLDYIEIKGTVIIGEGEKDEAPMLYIGEKVGTWNEDDDEYDIAVDPIDGTRLVAFGLPNAISVMILAEKGKLAYLPTFYSYKLAVGPELKGLLDIRSSIRENLRVAAAALKVPVSEITVVVLNRDRHSRIIDEIRKVGARIKLIGDGDIAAAIATAMPDSGVDIYIGIGGSPEAVLAAGALRTLGGELQVQLWPQSEEEKGKLIEDGWNLEKVYYTEDLAGGENVLFSATGVTDGDFLKGVHFYKGKAITESIVMRSKTRTIRRITTYHDLQYKTIRLKSTEGDLKLLNINKKREDYMGGGI from the coding sequence ATGACAGAAAAGATGGATAGAGAGATTACACTTGACTTGGTGAGGGTGACAGAAGCGGCAGCTTTAACCAGTAGTTTACATTTAGGGATGGGAGATAAAAATGCTGTAGATCAAGCAGCTGTAGACGCTATGAGAGGTATGCTTGATTATATAGAAATAAAAGGCACGGTTATTATTGGTGAAGGAGAAAAAGATGAGGCGCCTATGTTGTATATTGGTGAAAAGGTTGGCACATGGAATGAAGATGATGATGAATATGATATAGCTGTTGATCCTATTGATGGAACAAGACTAGTTGCTTTTGGATTACCCAACGCAATAAGTGTTATGATATTAGCTGAGAAAGGGAAATTGGCCTATTTGCCAACTTTTTATTCATATAAACTTGCAGTTGGTCCAGAATTAAAAGGTTTGTTAGATATAAGGAGTTCTATAAGAGAAAATTTAAGAGTTGCAGCAGCAGCTTTGAAGGTTCCTGTAAGTGAGATAACTGTGGTTGTTTTAAATAGAGATAGGCACAGTAGAATTATTGATGAAATTAGAAAAGTAGGAGCCAGAATAAAATTGATAGGTGATGGTGATATAGCAGCAGCAATAGCTACCGCAATGCCTGATAGTGGTGTTGATATATATATAGGTATAGGTGGATCACCTGAAGCAGTGTTAGCAGCAGGAGCATTGAGGACTTTAGGAGGAGAGTTACAGGTACAGTTATGGCCACAATCCGAAGAAGAAAAAGGAAAATTAATAGAGGATGGATGGAATCTAGAAAAGGTATATTATACTGAGGATTTAGCAGGTGGGGAAAATGTATTATTTTCGGCAACAGGAGTAACTGATGGAGATTTTTTAAAGGGTGTGCATTTTTATAAAGGAAAAGCTATTACTGAAAGTATAGTCATGCGTTCAAAAACAAGAACAATAAGAAGGATTACAACATATCATGATTTACAATATAAAACGATTAGATTGAAATCTACAGAAGGAGATTTAAAGCTTTTGAATATAAATAAAAAACGAGAAGATTATATGGGGGGAGGAATATGA